From a single Sinomonas atrocyanea genomic region:
- a CDS encoding sulfite oxidase, producing MRAKISTQHRPHRHETAAPAPNPPSTGPLTAEELELARRNHSAPLEALRWPLTPPGLHYTVVHFDIPYLDPETWRLRIHGAVEHPLELTLSDLRRRPRRTAAVTLECAGNGRGRLEPRPPSIPWDTGAVGTAEWTGTPLAPILEEAGLAAEAVDLVFTGADRGVQAGLEQDYARSLTADEAMDEHVLLAYEMGGQPLPPQHGFPLRLLVPGWYGMASVKWLTSIEVLDRPAHTFQNERTYRYSQGAEDPGEPVTRMRVRSLLVPPGLPDFFTRRRSLDAGPIMLRGRAWSGEGPVVRVEVAIDGVWTDAHVEPPTGKHAWQEFSVVWVAVPGPHTLASRATDAAGRVQPLEQAWTYQGMGNNAVQEMTVEVVA from the coding sequence ATGCGCGCCAAGATCAGCACCCAGCATCGGCCGCACCGGCACGAGACGGCCGCACCGGCACCGAACCCGCCCAGCACGGGGCCCCTGACCGCCGAGGAGCTCGAGCTCGCCCGCCGCAACCACTCCGCCCCGCTCGAGGCGCTCCGATGGCCGCTGACGCCGCCCGGCCTGCACTACACCGTGGTCCACTTCGACATCCCCTACCTCGACCCCGAAACGTGGCGCCTGCGGATCCACGGTGCGGTCGAGCATCCCCTCGAGCTCACCCTGAGCGATCTCCGCCGCCGCCCGCGCCGCACGGCGGCCGTCACCCTTGAGTGCGCGGGCAACGGGAGGGGACGTCTCGAGCCCCGGCCGCCGAGCATCCCGTGGGACACGGGCGCCGTCGGCACCGCGGAGTGGACCGGGACGCCGCTGGCCCCGATCCTGGAGGAAGCCGGCCTTGCGGCGGAGGCCGTCGACCTGGTCTTCACCGGCGCCGACCGCGGGGTCCAAGCTGGCCTCGAACAGGACTACGCCCGCTCGCTGACTGCCGATGAGGCGATGGACGAGCACGTGCTCCTCGCCTATGAGATGGGCGGCCAGCCGCTCCCGCCCCAGCACGGGTTTCCGCTGCGCCTCCTGGTGCCGGGCTGGTACGGGATGGCGAGCGTCAAATGGCTCACCTCGATCGAGGTGCTCGACCGGCCGGCGCACACATTCCAGAACGAGCGCACGTACCGGTATTCGCAGGGCGCCGAGGACCCCGGCGAGCCCGTCACCCGAATGCGCGTCCGCTCGCTGCTGGTGCCGCCCGGCCTGCCGGACTTCTTCACGCGGCGGCGTTCGCTCGACGCCGGTCCCATCATGCTGCGGGGCAGGGCCTGGTCCGGCGAGGGGCCGGTGGTCCGGGTCGAAGTCGCCATCGATGGGGTCTGGACCGATGCGCACGTGGAGCCGCCGACCGGGAAGCACGCCTGGCAGGAGTTCAGCGTGGTCTGGGTCGCGGTCCCCGGGCCCCACACGCTCGCGAGCCGGGCCACCGACGCCGCCGGCAGGGTCCAGCCCCTCGAGCAGGCCTGGACGTACCAGGGCATGGGCAACAACGCGGTCCAGGAGATGACGGTCGAGGTCGTGGCCTGA
- a CDS encoding phosphatase PAP2 family protein, with the protein MDGEGALRRWIAGIGRRLGPNATMWALLAVGAALTLGFSWAGGEVYESVVQKDELAALDQPVLAWAVSTRTPALDAAVTALTNVGGGVIAPIVAAVAMVLLAVWMRHWRPLVLVPAAALGSLSATVFGKELTARARPPHELAVPPYEYSASFPSGHTLNATVIAGIVVYLVCLRVRSAWTRTAVICLGAVYALAIGLSRVFLGHHWLTDVVAAWFLGCAWLTVVIIAHQVFHLVRRSRAERAAAGAAPDGGGRVPPSSSL; encoded by the coding sequence GTGGACGGGGAAGGCGCACTGCGCCGCTGGATCGCAGGGATCGGCCGCCGGCTCGGCCCGAACGCCACGATGTGGGCGCTGCTCGCTGTCGGGGCCGCCCTCACGCTGGGGTTCTCGTGGGCCGGCGGCGAGGTGTACGAGTCCGTGGTGCAGAAGGACGAGCTCGCCGCGCTGGACCAGCCGGTGCTCGCGTGGGCCGTCTCGACCCGGACCCCGGCCCTCGACGCCGCGGTCACCGCCCTGACGAATGTCGGCGGCGGGGTGATCGCGCCCATCGTCGCCGCCGTCGCGATGGTGCTCCTGGCGGTGTGGATGCGGCACTGGCGGCCCCTCGTCCTCGTGCCCGCGGCGGCGCTCGGCTCGCTGTCCGCCACGGTCTTCGGCAAGGAGCTCACCGCGAGGGCCCGGCCGCCGCACGAGCTTGCGGTCCCGCCCTACGAGTACTCCGCGTCCTTCCCGAGCGGGCACACCCTCAATGCGACCGTGATCGCCGGGATCGTGGTCTACCTCGTCTGCCTCAGGGTCCGCAGCGCGTGGACGCGCACGGCGGTGATCTGCCTCGGCGCCGTCTACGCGCTCGCGATCGGGCTCTCCCGGGTCTTCCTCGGCCACCACTGGCTCACCGACGTGGTGGCCGCCTGGTTCCTCGGGTGCGCGTGGCTGACGGTGGTGATCATCGCCCACCAGGTCTTCCATCTGGTGCGCCGCTCGCGGGCGGAGCGGGCCGCCGCGGGGGCCGCGCCCGACGGCGGTGGCCGGGTGCCGCCGTCGTCCTCCCTCTGA
- a CDS encoding alpha-ketoglutarate-dependent dioxygenase AlkB family protein, which yields MSGTLFGDELLERPRRELVPGAVHVPGWLTLEQQGWIAERFREWSAGPVPPRAAAVRGHEMSVKTVCLGWHWQPYRYTREATDVNGARVLPLPDWLARVGRLAVAEAYGPREAARDYAPDTALVNYYDDAARMGMHQDKDEVSREPVVSLSIGDSCLFRFGNPESRGRPYEDLVLASGDLFVFGGPARLAFHGVMKTYPDTAPAGCGLGTGRINITLRVTGLD from the coding sequence GTGAGCGGCACGCTCTTCGGCGACGAACTGCTCGAGAGGCCGCGCCGCGAACTCGTCCCGGGCGCCGTGCATGTGCCCGGCTGGCTCACCCTCGAGCAGCAGGGCTGGATCGCCGAGCGGTTCCGCGAGTGGTCCGCCGGCCCGGTGCCGCCGCGGGCCGCCGCCGTGAGGGGCCACGAGATGTCCGTGAAGACGGTGTGCCTGGGCTGGCACTGGCAGCCCTACCGCTACACGCGCGAGGCCACCGACGTCAACGGTGCCCGGGTGCTCCCTCTGCCCGACTGGCTCGCGCGCGTGGGACGGCTCGCCGTCGCCGAGGCCTACGGTCCCCGCGAGGCGGCCCGCGACTACGCTCCGGACACGGCCCTCGTCAACTACTACGACGACGCAGCGCGGATGGGCATGCACCAGGACAAGGACGAGGTCTCCCGGGAGCCGGTCGTCTCACTGTCCATAGGGGACAGCTGCCTGTTCCGCTTCGGCAACCCCGAATCGCGGGGCCGGCCCTACGAGGACCTCGTGCTGGCCTCCGGCGACCTCTTCGTGTTCGGCGGCCCGGCGCGGCTCGCCTTCCACGGCGTCATGAAGACCTACCCGGACACCGCGCCCGCCGGGTGCGGGCTCGGGACCGGGCGCATCAACATCACCCTCCGCGTCACCGGACTGGACTGA
- a CDS encoding cation:proton antiporter yields the protein MSFVELSLICIVALLGPALAAKRSWHLPLVLGELIAGVITGKSLLGWVDSGNETLTFLADLGFALMMFVAGTHVPMRDRTIRAAVGKGALRMVVTSVVAAALGIGIALLIGSANAPLYVVLMASSSAALVLPIVDSLRLTGRSVLELTAQVALADVAAIVALPLAIDPANAGPKAIGASALAVCALVLWWALRHFERDGSRQRLHSVSEERKFALELRIQLSILFALAGLAAFTHVSIMLAGFAFGLAVSAVGEPRRLARQLFALNDGFLGPVFFVWLGASIDLRQLGGHPQMIVLGLLIGLGAVAAHAVNRVTGLPLPFAIGSAAQLGVPVAAATIGRSLGVLAPGEDAALLLGALLTIGSTTAAASWAAKRAAAAGSAPGSAAPADGGAQPAQ from the coding sequence GTGTCCTTCGTCGAGCTGTCCCTCATCTGCATCGTCGCGCTGCTCGGTCCGGCGCTCGCGGCCAAGAGGTCCTGGCATCTGCCGCTCGTGCTGGGTGAGCTCATCGCGGGCGTCATCACCGGCAAGTCCCTCTTGGGCTGGGTCGACTCCGGCAACGAGACCCTGACCTTCCTCGCGGACCTCGGCTTCGCCCTCATGATGTTCGTGGCGGGCACCCATGTGCCGATGCGGGACAGGACCATCCGGGCGGCGGTGGGCAAAGGGGCCCTCCGCATGGTCGTGACGTCCGTGGTTGCCGCCGCGCTCGGGATCGGGATCGCCCTCCTGATCGGCTCAGCCAACGCGCCCCTGTACGTGGTCCTCATGGCCTCGTCCTCCGCAGCGCTCGTGCTGCCGATCGTCGATTCGCTCAGGCTCACGGGCCGCAGCGTCCTCGAGCTCACGGCCCAGGTTGCGCTTGCCGACGTGGCCGCGATCGTGGCGCTCCCCCTCGCGATCGACCCGGCCAACGCCGGGCCCAAGGCGATCGGGGCGTCCGCCTTGGCCGTCTGCGCCCTTGTGCTCTGGTGGGCACTGAGGCACTTCGAGAGGGACGGGTCGCGGCAGCGCCTCCACAGCGTCTCCGAGGAGCGCAAGTTCGCCCTGGAGCTGCGCATCCAGCTCTCAATCCTGTTCGCGCTGGCAGGCCTCGCCGCGTTCACGCACGTGTCGATCATGCTCGCGGGCTTCGCGTTCGGCCTCGCGGTCTCCGCCGTGGGCGAGCCCCGGAGACTCGCACGCCAGCTCTTCGCCCTCAACGACGGCTTCCTGGGACCCGTGTTCTTCGTGTGGCTCGGCGCCTCCATCGACCTGCGCCAGCTCGGCGGACACCCGCAGATGATCGTCCTGGGGCTCCTGATCGGCCTCGGCGCTGTCGCCGCGCACGCCGTGAACCGCGTGACGGGGCTCCCCCTGCCGTTCGCCATCGGTTCGGCAGCCCAGCTCGGGGTCCCGGTGGCTGCCGCGACGATCGGGCGCAGTCTCGGCGTCCTGGCGCCGGGCGAGGACGCGGCACTGCTCCTCGGCGCGCTCCTCACGATCGGAAGCACGACGGCGGCAGCCTCCTGGGCCGCCAAACGCGCCGCCGCTGCGGGGTCGGCACCGGGATCAGCTGCCCCGGCTGACGGGGGCGCCCAGCCCGCGCAGTAG
- a CDS encoding DNA-3-methyladenine glycosylase I, producing the protein MAEAALITGEDGLSRPLWASADALLREYYDTEWGMPVRDEQGVYERICLEGFQAGLSWATILRKRPAFRQAFAGFDPEAVAEFTPEDVERLMLDEGIVRNRAKINAAITNASATLALREEGGLADFVWSFQPAETPAPASFAEIPSTSPESIALSKALRKKGFAFVGPTTMFALMEAIGIIDTHLVGSHRRGSSGVWA; encoded by the coding sequence ATGGCCGAGGCAGCACTGATCACCGGCGAGGACGGCCTCTCCAGGCCACTCTGGGCGAGCGCCGACGCACTCCTGCGCGAGTACTACGACACGGAGTGGGGCATGCCCGTCCGCGACGAGCAGGGCGTCTACGAGCGGATCTGCCTCGAGGGCTTCCAGGCCGGCCTGTCCTGGGCCACGATCCTGCGCAAGCGGCCCGCGTTCCGCCAGGCCTTCGCCGGCTTCGACCCCGAGGCCGTCGCCGAGTTCACGCCCGAGGACGTGGAGCGGCTCATGCTCGACGAGGGCATTGTCCGCAACCGGGCCAAGATCAACGCCGCCATCACGAACGCCAGCGCCACCCTCGCCCTGCGCGAGGAGGGCGGCCTCGCAGACTTCGTGTGGTCCTTCCAGCCCGCCGAGACCCCCGCGCCCGCCTCCTTCGCCGAGATCCCGTCCACGTCCCCGGAATCCATCGCGCTCTCGAAGGCCCTGCGCAAGAAGGGCTTCGCGTTCGTGGGGCCCACCACGATGTTCGCACTGATGGAGGCCATCGGCATCATCGACACCCACCTTGTGGGCAGCCATCGCCGCGGCAGCTCGGGCGTGTGGGCGTAG
- a CDS encoding RNA polymerase sigma factor — MEWLHTSEDPGQVIAADDQDSPEELFTAAYREYSGPVRGYLRARGIDDPDAVTHDVFLALYTRLTQGATDEEPGFTGGLAGTKALAFTIAHGRAVDHHRRRARTPYLVPHEAETDPRRAATTPEDSVVADSGALALLGRLADDYREVLLLRIVADLSIDETAAVMGRTPGAVKQLQRRALNELRTHVPTTELSRP; from the coding sequence ATGGAGTGGTTGCACACGAGCGAGGACCCCGGGCAGGTGATCGCCGCGGACGATCAGGACAGCCCGGAAGAACTCTTCACCGCCGCCTACCGCGAGTACTCGGGGCCCGTCAGGGGCTACCTGCGCGCGCGGGGCATTGACGACCCCGACGCCGTGACGCACGACGTCTTCCTCGCCCTCTACACACGGCTCACCCAGGGCGCCACCGACGAGGAGCCCGGCTTCACCGGCGGCCTGGCCGGCACCAAGGCCCTCGCCTTCACCATCGCCCACGGACGCGCCGTCGACCATCACCGGCGCAGGGCGAGGACCCCCTATCTGGTTCCCCATGAGGCAGAGACCGATCCACGGCGTGCGGCCACGACCCCCGAGGACTCAGTCGTCGCCGACAGCGGCGCGCTCGCCCTCCTCGGCCGGCTCGCCGACGACTACCGCGAAGTCCTCCTCCTCCGCATCGTCGCGGACCTCTCGATCGACGAGACGGCCGCGGTCATGGGCCGGACCCCGGGCGCGGTCAAGCAGCTCCAGCGCCGGGCCCTGAACGAACTCCGCACGCACGTGCCCACCACAGAACTGAGCAGGCCATGA
- a CDS encoding RNA polymerase sigma factor, which produces MDTKQPFEKLVELHGASVLRVCRAVVGPLDAEDVWQETFLSALRAYPELPPDANVEAWLVTIAHRRSLDAVRAARRRAVPVEAVPEGHSRLGNPAPPDDGVWGHVAHLPDKQRRVIAYRYLGDLPFGEIAAIVGGTAAAARRSAADGLRKLRTLVSADLLPEGDHS; this is translated from the coding sequence ATGGACACGAAACAGCCCTTCGAAAAGCTCGTCGAGCTCCACGGAGCCTCGGTGCTGCGGGTGTGCCGCGCGGTCGTCGGCCCGCTGGACGCCGAGGACGTCTGGCAGGAGACCTTCCTCTCGGCGCTGCGGGCCTATCCGGAGCTGCCGCCCGACGCCAACGTCGAGGCGTGGCTCGTGACCATCGCCCATCGCCGCTCCCTTGACGCCGTCCGGGCCGCCAGGCGCCGCGCCGTCCCCGTCGAGGCGGTGCCGGAGGGACACTCGCGGCTGGGGAACCCCGCACCGCCGGACGACGGCGTGTGGGGCCACGTCGCGCATCTGCCCGACAAGCAGCGGCGCGTCATCGCCTACCGCTACCTCGGCGACCTGCCCTTCGGGGAGATCGCCGCGATCGTCGGCGGCACTGCCGCCGCTGCCCGCCGCTCCGCCGCGGACGGGCTCAGGAAGCTGCGCACCCTTGTCTCGGCAGACCTGCTGCCGGAAGGAGACCACTCATGA
- a CDS encoding VOC family protein → MDWKLELAFIPVSDVDRSIDFYVNKVGFHLDYDQRVSEDVRFVQITPPGSACSIAFGEGLSEKPPGTAALQVVVADIAAAHDGLAARVVDVSDVLVLDWGHFVTFEDPDGNRWAIQYLPQRPNG, encoded by the coding sequence ATGGACTGGAAGCTCGAACTGGCCTTTATCCCTGTGAGCGACGTCGACCGATCGATCGACTTCTACGTCAACAAGGTCGGATTCCACCTCGACTACGACCAGCGTGTCAGCGAGGACGTGCGGTTCGTGCAGATCACCCCACCGGGGTCCGCATGCTCGATCGCGTTCGGTGAGGGCCTGTCCGAGAAGCCGCCGGGCACCGCTGCCCTGCAGGTGGTGGTCGCGGACATCGCTGCAGCGCACGACGGGCTCGCCGCGCGCGTGGTCGACGTCAGCGACGTCCTGGTCCTCGACTGGGGCCACTTCGTGACCTTCGAGGATCCGGACGGCAACCGGTGGGCGATCCAGTACCTCCCGCAGCGCCCCAACGGCTGA
- a CDS encoding DNA-3-methyladenine glycosylase family protein: protein MAERSDAAPGVAERVGAAAPASIRLEAPGGLASTAMLASLAAHTVPGAERTDLGTGTHERLIHVAQGPVAVSVRLDPDGVDLTIHAARTHVAAVIAVVGAWLDLTTDLEVVRAALREDPFLRPLVDARPALRVTGTTDAFQTAVTTVLGQQVSLAAGRTFAGRLVADYGRPGPGGLVRFPTAAALAEVRPEELQAAVGLTSSRARTVRALAEAFADRGHAPGDAGLRLTRGELLAVPGVGPWTADYLEVRTGCPDAFAPGDLVLRRALGGISAREAARRAEAWRPYRAYALVHLWTATAYLP from the coding sequence GTGGCAGAGCGCAGCGACGCGGCGCCGGGAGTGGCTGAGCGCGTCGGCGCTGCCGCCCCGGCCTCCATTCGGCTCGAGGCCCCCGGCGGCCTCGCCTCCACCGCGATGCTCGCGAGCCTCGCGGCCCACACCGTGCCGGGCGCCGAGCGCACGGACCTCGGCACGGGAACCCATGAGCGGCTCATCCACGTCGCGCAGGGACCGGTCGCCGTCTCCGTGCGCCTTGACCCCGACGGGGTGGACCTCACCATCCACGCAGCCCGGACGCACGTGGCGGCCGTGATCGCGGTGGTGGGCGCCTGGCTGGACCTCACGACCGATCTGGAGGTGGTCCGCGCGGCCCTGCGCGAAGACCCCTTCCTCAGGCCCCTCGTGGACGCCCGGCCAGCGCTGCGGGTCACGGGAACCACGGATGCGTTCCAGACAGCAGTGACGACCGTGCTCGGCCAGCAGGTCTCCCTCGCGGCGGGCCGCACCTTCGCCGGACGGCTCGTCGCCGACTACGGGCGGCCCGGCCCCGGTGGGCTCGTCCGGTTCCCCACCGCCGCAGCGCTCGCCGAGGTGCGCCCGGAGGAACTCCAGGCCGCCGTCGGCCTGACGTCCTCCCGCGCCCGGACTGTCCGCGCCCTCGCGGAGGCCTTCGCGGACCGGGGCCACGCCCCCGGAGACGCCGGCCTGCGGCTCACGCGGGGCGAACTGCTCGCGGTCCCCGGGGTCGGACCGTGGACCGCCGACTACCTCGAGGTCCGCACCGGGTGCCCAGACGCCTTCGCGCCCGGCGACCTCGTGCTGCGCCGCGCCCTCGGCGGCATCAGCGCGCGCGAGGCCGCCCGCCGCGCGGAGGCGTGGCGCCCGTACCGCGCCTACGCGCTCGTGCATCTGTGGACCGCCACGGCCTACCTGCCGTGA
- a CDS encoding methylated-DNA--[protein]-cysteine S-methyltransferase — protein sequence MNRPRPDATVPGADSGVLAPGAVDLAFAPHLTVIEPGTLERLRGELASEAGREGLLDVAYRVVDSPLGQLLIAATERGLVRVAFEREGLDTVLQTLADRLSPRILEAPGRLGSAAREIEEYFAGRRTRFDLPLDLSLSAGFRRTVLAHLGEIPFGATESYTEVARAVGNPKAVRAVGTACATNPLPLVIPCHRVLRSDGSLGGYIGGLEAKTALLSLEAAA from the coding sequence ATGAACCGCCCCCGCCCCGACGCGACCGTGCCCGGCGCCGACTCCGGCGTGCTCGCGCCCGGCGCCGTTGACCTCGCCTTCGCGCCCCACCTGACGGTCATCGAACCGGGAACCCTTGAGCGGCTCCGCGGCGAGCTGGCATCCGAGGCGGGCCGGGAGGGGCTGCTCGACGTGGCCTACCGGGTGGTCGACTCCCCGCTGGGCCAGCTCCTCATCGCCGCGACCGAGCGCGGCCTGGTCCGCGTCGCCTTCGAACGGGAGGGCCTGGACACCGTCCTGCAGACCCTTGCGGACCGGCTGAGCCCGCGCATCCTCGAGGCTCCCGGCCGGCTGGGCTCCGCCGCCCGGGAGATCGAGGAGTACTTCGCCGGGCGACGCACCCGCTTCGACCTGCCCTTGGACCTGAGCCTCTCCGCGGGGTTCCGCCGCACCGTCCTCGCCCACCTCGGCGAGATCCCCTTCGGCGCCACTGAGAGCTACACCGAGGTCGCCAGGGCCGTGGGGAATCCGAAGGCCGTCCGCGCCGTCGGCACGGCGTGCGCGACCAATCCCCTGCCCCTCGTGATCCCGTGCCACCGGGTGCTGCGCTCCGACGGGAGCCTCGGCGGCTACATCGGCGGCCTGGAGGCGAAGACGGCGCTGCTCTCCCTCGAGGCGGCGGCGTGA
- the tadA gene encoding tRNA adenosine(34) deaminase TadA, producing MPAPRPHTQDRAHASWMRLALEQARAAETTGDVPIGAVVVGPDGAVVATGRNEREALGDPTAHAEVQAIRAAAAALAHGGAGDGWRLADCTLVVTLEPCAMCAGAIVLARIPRVVFGAWDEKAGAAGSVFDILRERRLNHWVEVYPGVLEEECGALLRGFFAQHR from the coding sequence ATGCCCGCCCCCCGACCGCACACGCAGGATCGTGCCCACGCCTCGTGGATGCGGCTCGCCCTCGAGCAGGCGCGGGCGGCGGAGACCACGGGGGACGTGCCGATCGGTGCGGTCGTGGTGGGGCCCGACGGCGCGGTGGTCGCCACGGGGCGCAACGAGCGCGAGGCCCTCGGCGACCCGACGGCCCACGCAGAGGTCCAGGCCATCCGCGCGGCCGCGGCCGCCCTGGCCCACGGCGGCGCGGGCGACGGGTGGCGCCTGGCCGACTGCACGCTCGTGGTCACCCTCGAGCCCTGCGCGATGTGCGCGGGCGCCATCGTCCTGGCACGGATCCCCCGCGTGGTGTTCGGCGCCTGGGACGAGAAGGCCGGCGCCGCGGGCAGCGTGTTCGACATCCTCCGCGAGCGGCGCCTCAACCACTGGGTCGAGGTCTACCCCGGCGTCCTCGAGGAGGAGTGCGGAGCACTCCTGCGCGGGTTCTTCGCCCAGCACCGCTGA
- the upp gene encoding uracil phosphoribosyltransferase, with product MRTLVVDHPLVAHKLTVLRDKNTPSPVFRQLAEELVTLLAYEATREVRTEPVTIETPVTTTVGTAFTKPTPLVVPILRAGLGMLEGMVKLVPTAEVGFLGMARDEETLDIVTYAERLPEDLTGRQVFVLDPMLATGGTLSEAVKFLFRRGASDVTCICLLAAPEGLARLEKGLGEANVKIVLASIDERLNEKAYIVPGLGDAGDRLYGLAK from the coding sequence ATGCGAACTCTCGTCGTCGACCACCCCCTCGTTGCGCACAAGCTGACCGTGCTGCGGGACAAGAACACCCCCAGCCCGGTGTTCCGCCAGCTGGCCGAGGAGCTCGTGACCCTCCTGGCCTACGAGGCCACCCGCGAGGTGCGCACCGAGCCCGTGACGATCGAGACGCCGGTCACCACCACCGTGGGCACGGCCTTCACGAAGCCCACCCCCTTGGTGGTCCCCATCCTGCGCGCGGGCCTCGGCATGCTCGAGGGCATGGTCAAGCTCGTGCCGACGGCCGAGGTCGGCTTCCTCGGGATGGCCCGTGACGAGGAGACGCTCGACATCGTCACCTACGCCGAGCGGCTCCCGGAGGACCTCACCGGCCGCCAGGTGTTCGTGCTCGATCCCATGCTCGCCACCGGCGGGACCCTCAGCGAGGCCGTGAAGTTCCTCTTCCGCCGCGGCGCGAGCGATGTCACGTGCATCTGCCTGCTCGCCGCCCCCGAGGGGCTCGCGCGCCTCGAGAAGGGGCTGGGGGAGGCGAACGTGAAGATCGTGCTCGCCTCGATCGACGAGCGGCTCAACGAGAAGGCCTACATCGTCCCGGGGCTCGGCGACGCGGGCGATCGCCTCTACGGCCTGGCGAAGTAG